AATTTCCTCTGTTCCTCCTGATTCCATAgcttggagacatcatctcccATGACATCAAACCTCCATTTCCAAAAGACGGGGCCAAGTTCGACCTTTAATTGGAACCTTTTGGCTGACACGTGTTGTCTAACGCACTCTATAGACCCAGGAAATGCACATAAACAATCTTGAGGTCTTCCTCTTCCGACCCTATCATGGTACACATTTTGGCTTCTTCCTTTCGGCGGCCATATTATCGAGTCCAGCCACTTATTTTCATCATTCAACTCAGTTTCACCAATAGTTATGCGACTCTTTGAGGATGGGGGATTCCAAGATGGAATGTCTACTTGGAATCGAGGTCCAACCGGAATTGCCAACTTAGCATGGTCATCAATGATGAAGGAGAGCCAATCTATAGATTGTTTTCTATCAGGATTGCTTGAGGTCTTCGACAATTTCATTCGTGAGACCAACTTCTTTTAACGAGGCTAGATGGTGCGAAATTATATGAAGATACTTATTccaataaaagaaaacaaaaaagaaatttcAGC
This sequence is a window from Salvia splendens isolate huo1 chromosome 14, SspV2, whole genome shotgun sequence. Protein-coding genes within it:
- the LOC121763880 gene encoding AT-rich interactive domain-containing protein 2-like isoform X2, whose product is MKLSKTSSNPDRKQSIDWLSFIIDDHAKLAIPVGPRFQVDIPSWNPPSSKSRITIGETELNDENKWLDSIIWPPKGRSQNVYHDRVGRGRPQDCLCAFPGSIECVRQHVSAKRFQLKVELGPVFWKWRFDVMGDDVSKLWNQEEQRKFNDIVKKNLTSHDTSFVEAASRCLPCHSKGSIISYYLNVYIPRQIGVQTRSSCNIVDTDDDNNNDDEEDNNGDDDDFVNDGEDVMHPKGSLKRLRAGFTSSTRKYMKIAFDLMPDYDGTEIAMKVGI
- the LOC121763880 gene encoding AT-rich interactive domain-containing protein 2-like isoform X1, whose translation is MKLSKTSSNPDRKQSIDWLSFIIDDHAKLAIPVGPRFQVDIPSWNPPSSKSRITIGETELNDENKWLDSIIWPPKGRSQNVYHDRVGRGRPQDCLCAFPGSIECVRQHVSAKRFQLKVELGPVFWKWRFDVMGDDVSKLWNQEEQRKFNDIVKKNLTSHDTSFVEAASRCLPCHSKGSIISYYLNVYIPRQIGVQTRSSCNIVDTDDDNNNDDEEDNNGDDDDFVNDGEDVMHPKGSLKRLRAGFTSSTRKYMKIAFDLMPFNVCFRIMMELKLP